The genomic interval AGAGAATAACTTTAGCCAAAGTAAAGGCCAAAATGGCATATGCTATCTAGGCAGTTAGTTCTGCTACTACATTTTGTTGTGGAGAAAAGTAAAGAATACTCGTAATGGCTAGCAGGATATTGTCCATTGGAGCGAAAAGTAGAGAATCAAAATGCTCCATtaatttccttttaaaaaaactatttagATCTCCATTGGGacatagaaaaaacatatgatttTTAGAGGATCAGCATACTTATGAAAAATTTCAGAGTGCAAGATTCCTAAGGATTACTTTTCTATACCCTCGCTCTATAGGAGTTTTAACATGAGCTTAAACCTCTTAGTTTATTTTCCTTTGCTAAGTCCAATGCAAACTCTCTTTCCCTCTTTAATCTCTCTTCCACATGTGAGTTTTCTTAAAATGTCATGTGTTTCAATtatataaaacatccaacactAGTGTTTCTGTGTTTTAAAACCATATATGATTTTAAATTATGTGACATTATATTTCTACGTTTTTTTCTGTTGCGTTTAGAAATCTTGGGAGTCTTCAACAGGTTAAGGTTCACGGCTAATCTGGGTGTTTGCTCAGTACCTCAGCTGCACGGCAGCATCCTGGTCGGACGGCAAATCCGGTGAGAAATGCAGAAATGCCCTGTGTTGCGCACTGAAACCCAAGCAGATTCGCTGGTTGGGGAAAGTGCCGCGAGACCTTGGCCCACGTCAGCAGCATGGCCCCAACCTACCCAATTTTCCCCCGTCTGGTTCTTGTTTTTTTCTCGCTTTCTGTTCTGCACCATCCGCTGATGAGCATCCACTGCTTAGGTTGCCTGGACCAAGTCCACCATAGGCGTCTATGGACCAGTGCGCACGATCGGAAGTTTGGAACACAGATATTCGAATTCTGAAGCGAAGAGCGAGTTGTGACTTGTATGAATCTCGCATGAATTTTGACAGATGGTCAAAAATTATCGATGAATTCTCGACGGTTGCGACTTGTGAGCAGAAACAGGATACTACTCATCCTTAGTGTAGTTGAAGAGGGAACATTTGCTGCTACGTGATCATCCTGGAATGCAACCAACTCTCCTTGTTTTTTTCCCCAAGACTGGAGTGCAGGGGATTGCTTCAGATCAATGCACCCCTCACATGTTGGCACGTATGTATCCTGTCAACAAGAGCATAACGCTAATTGAtgtaatgaagaaaaaaaaaagcagatttTGCTTATAAGTATATTGCATCCACCGATCAATGAGCAACATAATCATGTTGTTCTATGGAGATTGAGCACACAAATGCCTGTGCAGCTAGAGCCAGTGACCTGAATGTCTGAATGCATAAATGTACGGCTCAGATCATATCACCGGCGAGGCATGACCTACAATGCTAGATAGAGTCAGGCTCGTAGCAACGTGGAGATAGGTCACTATCGCATGGTGGCTTGATGCTGATGCCTTGAAACGCAGTGAGCCAGTgatcattttcttcttctggGATGTGGATTGGTGAACTATAATGAAAGAGAAGTACTCTCTGTCTCTCCCTCATACAATCTTCCAGTGTACTAGACAGTAGTCCATCATCTCCACAGGATGTTCCATGAATTTCACTGTTGATAGTTTCGAGAGGAGCTGAGCCACTCGTTGCTGTTCAAGAGTGCGGTGACACTGTCGAGACAGCTTTCCTTTCCAGTAATTAGCATACCTGCAAGATGGTTGTTGAAGAGTCTGTATTAGTGTATTAGTGTGGTGAGATCCAAAATGTGCATAAAGAGGGGAGAATTTGCCTCAATGTCTCACAAATCATCTCAagatctcctcttcttctcagCCCAGGCTGGCCCATAAATTAGCAAGTTTGTCCTACCAAACCTCCTGTCAGCTACCTGCaatatttgcaaacaaataaGCAACTGCATCAGCAATCCAGAAAGCTAAGCGCTATTGCACTACCATTATGTCAGTGCTGAGTAGGGTCAAAGTGTAAGACACTCACTTTTATAAGGCTTCCACATGATTCGGCCATGTCTGTTTTCAGTGGGTATTCAACGAGCTAAGGAAAAACAAATGATGGTAAGGAATGTGCATAAGAGCAAAATAGTTAGATTGACACAGAATGAAAAACTCACAATGAAGCAATCTTCTCCAACCAATGGTGACCTTGCAAGTTGATCGAGTAGTGTACTGTAGTTTACCTCAAGATATGGCGGTGTTACACTAATATAATCAAAAGAAGGATATTTACCTGAGAGAGATAAAAAGAGTGTATGTGTCAGAGAACAGGATAATAATGCTGTCAAAAGGACTAAAATATCTTGTTTATAAGAATTTTTGCATGATCCATGTGTTTGTGCACAACTGCACTGTGTGGCATATGATTATAAAAGAGTGTATTGAATGACACATTAATCATAGATTCATAGTACTGCATCTAAGGACATGTCCAAATGCACCGATGTTACACATCCATTATTAGCTTTCTGTTACTAATACTACCAATAAGCAATCTTTAAATCTATATCATCATAAATTTTTAACAAGAAGTCACTGTCAGCGCAGAGTTCGAAGCCTGTTTTGGCTTAATATCCTTGTAAGCAAACCAAAAATTGGTACTGCGAGCAAATTAGGCTTGGCCATGATCCAAGCAAATCTCCTTTTGCCTGCCAAATTTCGGCTTGCCATGATTCGTTGTGGCTATCAAGGGCatcaaccaaacaggcccatcAATAGTCTCACAATGTTTACCTACCTCACCTTCCTAACTAGAATTAGAGTCCCATATTCCCTAAAAGAGTCATACCACTAGATTTTTCAGCATTGGCCAAGAAGTTTTCGACGCGGATCATATGTATGTGCGAAACATCAAGAAATCCAGTACACTCCAGATTCGGTTTAAGGACCTCAGAAACAACCCAAGGATCCATCTCAACAAAATGTGCCTAAGACAAaaggaaacaaacaaatgaatGAATCACAATACTTCTCATTCCTCATCATTTTGTTCTCTCAATGGAAATTTTATGCTATCAGAATTTGAAATCATTCTCACAACTGTAAAAATAGATAATAGAAAAGAACACAAAAGGCACTTCATGCTAACTTGCAAACACTTACAGTACTTCAAGCTAAATTTTAAGTGCTACCATTCACGATTACTAAACAGGAAGTGCCAATAGATATTTTTATGGAAATAAAACTCAAGATATACTTGTACGCCTATGCACACCCTCTCCTAAAAGTGGAAATCCCATTCATATATATTGTGAATACATTTGGTCCTATAGATTTATGGTAGAGCAGGTAGGTAATTAGATTAGCAAATAAATATACTTTAACTTCAGTTCTGGGGAAAACCTCTGAACATCCACGGCTCATAGCCTCAATTCCAACAGATCCAGTACCACTATACAAGTCTAACCATCGACCAGGTCTAAGCGAAGCCGGAAAACCACCAGCTGACTGCATATTAAGGCCAAGAACCAACATAGATCTGTCAGTACCATAAGGTTGAACTTTTATAACTGAGTAGCTGacataaacaaattaaactaaacAGGTACCTGTAAAATGTCAAAGGCTGCCCCTCGTACAACTTCCATCATTGGACGAACATTCCTATCTTTTGGTGAAAGTAATTTTCTTCTGCGTACTTTTCCTCCTAACACCTAGCAGAAACATGGTGCACTTTAACCTCTAAAAGAACCGAAGCATTGAAATAATTAATGCAATTTTATTTCATAGAGAAGTGCATTAGTTGCCGAACACTTCCAGTATGGGGTCATTCTTACATGACAATGAATAGTTTGTTCTACAAGCCTGGCAAAGTGGGTGAATTATCAATATATGAGCGTGCAAATCTGGTTTCTCAGGACAAAAGGTCATCTGGTTATACAGAAGTGCCAAACACCTTCTGACCTACTACATCTTTCTGGCAGAAGTAATGGCAAGTAGGCAACAAACATTTATTTCCATCAGAGACTTCCCAATGATGGCAATTTTAGTCACAAGCAAGTGGTTCCTTTTATTTACCCATGTATACATAAATTAAATAAGTGCACGCCCTTTTTCAGAAGTTGCACATGAACAAACAATCATACGCGAATCAAAACCAAAGGCACCTGAAGCATTTTATGCGTCTCCCGAGGCtcagccgccgccttcgccggagcatcctccgcctcccctctaCCCGACCGCCGGTTCCGCCTatcccttctcctctcttcctgtaagaaaaaaaaaacaaactcaaaTCACCAGAAACTACAACGGAATCAACTTCCGCGAGACCCCTGATCGATGTACCGAACAAACTAACCCTGGGTTCCGCCTCGGCATCGTCCTCGAAGTCGTCGGGGTTGAGGCCGTACCGCTCcaggaagcggcggcgctccctcgccgacgccgccgcggcagcgccCGAGGGAGCCGCGGAGGACGCcacggggaggcggcgagcggggaggcggagggagagggCCCTAGGGTTTGGGGTTGAGAggggcgggaggaagggggaggaagcGAGGGCGGAGGAGGACGCCATTGGCGAGGAGCTTGGAAGGAGTTCGTTGCGTTGCCGGGAGaaaggggagaagagaggggataaGGGGGGTTTGCTCTATCCATCGGTTTGGATATTCTGGACCGTCCGATTGGAGTTTTGGACAGCTGAGATGAAAGAAAGCTCAGTAAGTCAGGtgtctcttttttctttttttttttgaaatagtaAAGACGCATTCACTCGTTTAAAGACACGCACACTCACTctataagggcctgtttggcacaaatCCAgtcctagagctggagctcagccaaacagtttcagctccaccaaaactggcagtggagttgggtggagctctctcacaaaataaactaaagttgtggagctgcccagctccacaactccactccagacctaactcctgaagctaaatttaggagttggagctttactaaacatgccctaaatgTGAGCATCACTGTCAATTCAAGACCAAAATCCATGTCTTGCACTCACTTCATAGCTAGGTGTCCTATTTGATTGGTTTGCATTGGCACATTGAGTATGTAGTACTAGGAAAGATAGATTTGCAACCATTTCGACATTTCGTAAGAACTCAATTAGAagcaaaatttgaaaaaaaaacatcgcaacGACTACATTCTTGGTTCCGCTTGAATGAGTGAGAGTGCTTACAGTTGCGAAGTTGTGTGACTTGGGAGCCTGAACCAAGCGATGCTGTTATGGTTGGAATCAACTACAGTCATTTCAAATTCCTCTGCAAAATCAAGGGGAAAATGCAAAACACAAACATGCGATGATTACGGTCCTATTTATTTGGTTAATTATGTGTTGTAAAGTTGTACGCTCAGATATACATTTGTGTGGAACTGACATTCTGCTCTTCCAAAAACCATACCAAATCTAATTATTCTATTCAAGAAATACCATTCTTTGAAATAAAGTGAAATTCCTCTGGGggaaacacaaacacaaacacaaaacaATGACTAGGATCCTATCTATTTGCTCAATCCTGAATTGCAAAGCTCTACACGCAGACCCAACAACACTTCTGCGTGGAACTGATGTTACTTcgtttttcctccaaaaaagttattaaaaaccAACCAGATTTTAATTGTTCTCTGCATCAAATCCCATTATCTCATTtacctcaaaaaaaaatcaaaatatccccCATTGTGAAGGAGAGTTATCCTCCATTGTAGCCGTTGCAAGCGAAAAACAAAATGGAAAAAATCTCATAGCCGTTACAGGCTCCCGACCGCCACCCTGCCCAACGGCTCTATTCCCCTTCTCCCGCTCCTCCCTCGTTGACCCGCGGCGACCTTTAAaacctcccctctcctctccccaaaGCCAATCTCTCCTCACAGATCACCAGATCcccttcgccttcgccttcgcctcaCCACCAAACCCTAGAgaagcgagagagagggagagatctcCACGAGATTCGCCGCCATGAACGACCTCATGACCAAGTCGTTCATGAGCTACGTCGACCTGAAGAAGGCGGCGATGAAGGACCTGGAGGCGGGCGGGGATGGCGTGGAGCTCCCCGAGGTGGGCGTCACCGACGAGCGCCTCAAGGGGTTCTTCCAGGagacggaggcggtggaggaggagatggccgcCATCCGCGACGCGCTGGCGAGGCTCAACGCCGCCAACGAGGAGGGCAAGTCGCTGCACCAGCCCGACGCCCTCCGCGCGCTCCGCGGCCGCGTCAACGCCGACATCATCGCCGtgctccgccgcgcgcgcgacaTCCGCGCCAGGCTCGAGGCCATGGACCGCGCCAACGCGGCGCAGCGCAGGCTCTCCGCGGGCTGCCGCGAGGGCACCCCGCTCGACCGCACCCGCACCGCGCTCACCGCCGCGCTCCGGAAGAAGCTCAAGGACCTCATGCTCGACTTCCAGGCCCTGCGGCAGCGGATCATGTCCGAGTACAAGGACACCGTCGAGCGCCGCTACTACACCCTCACCGGCGAGGTCCCCGAGGAGGAGGTGATCGAGCGCATCATCTCCGAGGGACGCAGCGAGGAGCTCCTGTGCGCCGCCGTGGCGGAGCACGGCAAGGGCGCGGTGCTCGCCACGGTGCACGAGATCCAGGaccgccacgacgccgcccgcGAGGTGGAGCGCAGCCTCCTGGAGCTCCACCAGGTGTTCCTCGACATGGCCGTGGTGGTGGAGTCCCAGGGGGAGCAGCTCGACGACATCGAGCGCCACGTCAACAGCGCCACCACCTACGTCCAGGGCGGCAACAAGGAGCTACGCAAGGCCCGCGAGCACCAGCGCAGCAGCCGCAAGTGGCTCTGCATCGGCATCATCATCCTGctgctcctcgtcctcctcgtcatcgtgCCCATCGCCACCAGCTTCAAGAGATCGTGAGCGCGCGGCCGAGGAGAAGCAGCTCATGTTGTTCAGAAAGGGTTCGATCAATTGATCCAGACACTATGCAGTTGTGTCTCAATTCCGGTTTTTTTTTCGCTTTCGTGTTCTCGATTCGTTCGTTAATTTCTGGCCGAATGTTTCTGTATCAATCAGGATTTAGCTGATGATCATATAAAATACTCTACACCCGTATATTTGTTCCGTCAAATTGCAGTGCATTTTACCTAGCAGTCTGAATTTGGGATCAGACTTGCTGCATTTGGGATTTGGTTTCGCAGGGTGATACACGAATTCGTGCTGTTACCGTTGCACTCTCGAATTA from Oryza glaberrima chromosome 3, OglaRS2, whole genome shotgun sequence carries:
- the LOC127765365 gene encoding uncharacterized protein LOC127765365, with product MASSSALASSPFLPPLSTPNPRALSLRLPARRLPVASSAAPSGAAAAASARERRRFLERYGLNPDDFEDDAEAEPREERRRDRRNRRSGRGEAEDAPAKAAAEPRETHKMLQVLGGKVRRRKLLSPKDRNVRPMMEVVRGAAFDILQSAGGFPASLRPGRWLDLYSGTGSVGIEAMSRGCSEAHFVEMDPWVVSEVLKPNLECTGFLDVSHIHMIRVENFLANAEKSSGKYPSFDYISVTPPYLEVNYSTLLDQLARSPLVGEDCFILVEYPLKTDMAESCGSLIKVADRRFGRTNLLIYGPAWAEKKRRS
- the LOC127766843 gene encoding syntaxin-related protein KNOLLE, with the protein product MNDLMTKSFMSYVDLKKAAMKDLEAGGDGVELPEVGVTDERLKGFFQETEAVEEEMAAIRDALARLNAANEEGKSLHQPDALRALRGRVNADIIAVLRRARDIRARLEAMDRANAAQRRLSAGCREGTPLDRTRTALTAALRKKLKDLMLDFQALRQRIMSEYKDTVERRYYTLTGEVPEEEVIERIISEGRSEELLCAAVAEHGKGAVLATVHEIQDRHDAAREVERSLLELHQVFLDMAVVVESQGEQLDDIERHVNSATTYVQGGNKELRKAREHQRSSRKWLCIGIIILLLLVLLVIVPIATSFKRS